In Fusarium verticillioides 7600 chromosome 6, whole genome shotgun sequence, the sequence GACGGGCGCATCGAAGCACGTTATATACATCTTGCTTGGCCATTTAGCTTGTAACGACTGACGACGAAACGAATATGCAGCGCCTACGGGCAAGATACCCATCAATTAGGTACTTCAATGATTAATAAAGATCAATAAAGATCAATACATTGCAACAAACATCGATACTTCACATCACAGATCAATACATCGAATGGCACATCAGTCATTGAGCCAATACTTGTATTGTTTGTCCTGCTTCCTCCGTCAACTATATACTCTCGCAATGCGAATCGTTACAATAAGCCAGCcttccatttccatcgtCTACAAAACAATCATGCCAAGCGTATTCGAAACACAAAAAAACACATAAAGGGCATAACATTTTACCTGTTTTCCCCGATACTCCGTAACTCCGGTCCGTGATAAGACATTAATGCTGAGTgttgaggtgatgatggttaTATATCCAATGCATGCCCTCGCATCCGCAGAGCTGACATAAACTCAGACATCAATCGCTGCTGAGCAATGTCATGAATGCATCGAGTCGTTTATGAGGAAAACATGCTATAGTCCTGGATCGTCTTGCCGTCGCAGTCGGGAATCTTGActcccttcttgagctcgcgGTCCGCTGTCAACAGACCCCATTTGTCTTCCCAtgccttgcccttggtgtTGTACCGTTCCTTCCAAGGCTCGTCAAATGCCTCGAACCAGAAGTAGTTGGTACCGTTCTTGAGAGATTGGCAAACCCAATCTTCCATGAAGGTgttgagctcgtcaacaccagcaactGATCCCTCGGTACAGGTCGTGGCTGCGCCACAGTTGGTGCCGCCTCCGGTAGGCCAGCCTGTCTCCgagatgatgttcttcttcgtGTCCGTCTTCCAGAAATCTCCATTGTTAGTCTTCCAGAAATTGTTGGTCCAAGCGGCAGCTTCGGATGCCGTCACTCCGGCAAAGAAGGGATGGATGTTGGCCATGATATAGTCACTGTCCGTCGCAAGTTCAGATGTCCAGTCGTCGCCCAAATCCGAGGTGGCAACGGGAAGCTTGAGgcccttcttgtcgagcttcgTGCGGGTTTCGTCCAAGATGTTGGCCAATGTGGTGATGTTCATCTCCTTGCGGTAGAGGATTTcgttggcaatgatgataCCCTCAAAAGGATCATCACCATACTCATCCAGGATGTCCCACATCTGTGCCATCTGTCGATCGTTGGTTGTCTCGTTCTTGTCAAGCCAAACACCCATCCAGATCTTGGTATCCTTGAGTTCCAATCGATCAATAGCATGAATCAACATCTGCGTTTGGTTGCAATCGGTTCCGTACAATCGAATCTTGTTGGTAAGCTGACCTAGAACGGCCACGTCGCGTGTGATGTTGTTCTGAGAAGGTGGGTTATGCATACAGTCGGGATACTGTGAGTTGAGAGGGGTGTAGTCCATTCCGGGAAAGACTCTGTGGAGGTCGGGATTGTTAAGAAGTTCCTTGATCTCTGCGCTGTTTTTGCCAAGATcgccgttcttcttggtgtcgtCCTTAGCTGACTCTCCCGAACTACTCGACGTGCTGTCGTCGTGCTTGCCATTGTTCACCATACTACCAACGACACCACCGACGATAGCGCCGACAATGACGAGGAACACcacgacgatgatgagccacTTGCACCTCTTACTCCTCCCAGTGTCCTTATCGTCTGAGCCATAACCGTAAGGCTTTTCCCGTGCATTCATCTCGTAGCTTCCGCCTGTACCTAATTAGCGAATGCGCACACTTGGCAGACGAATACTGACCTCGTCCACCCAAAAGGCCGCCAGCTGCCGCACCACCTCCAACTGCAGCAGCGGTTGCAGAAGCACCCCTCTTCGCGCGGTCGGAATTGGAAAGGCTAAGCATTGAGTTCCTTTGGCTCTTTCCATACACAAGTCCGTCGTCTCCATCGTCGATAATGTCATTAGGATTCACTACACCAAGATTGTCGCTCCCGTGCCGCGAATTCGTATATCCGGGGTACGGGTTATCTATGTAGGGATCGCTACCGTTGAAGTGAGACGCCGCAGCCGATGGTGGCCCCCGGGGAGAATCGTAACCGTAACCGTAACCGCCATTTCCGCCATAAGGGTTTTGCTGAGTCCGCGATGGAGGCGGAGGCAAGTTGGAGTGTTCCATTGCGCCTATTCCGCTATAGCGAGGATTACGGTCAGCAACGTTCACAGCGATTCCTGTCATACCACCAGATGCCGACATTCCAAAATTGTCTGCGCCCGGTGTAGTATGAGAGTTTGGGTGATCATACCCCATATgtccgccgccgccaccaccgtAGTTATTGTAGCCTTGGTTGCCGTAATAACCGTGATCGTTTTGTTGAGGCGATGGTCGTCGAGGGCTGTCGTATCCAGCAGATCCTGCGGATCCTGTGTACGGCGAAGGCGATACTGGGCGACCGTGAGAGGAATAATCGTCGTAGCCACCTTGTACACGGCTGTATGAAGAATCGGGATGTGCGCTTGGGTGATTTGATCTCGGAGGAGCGTCGTAGTGGGCAGCCGAAGGTGAATAACTATGGGGAGGAGGGATGGGCCTTCTGGGAGAGGAATCGTAGCGATTATGAGAGTCGAGCGGTTCGCTCTCGTAGGGATCCCCATGGTAGTTCTGCATTGTGGGTAATGGTTGGATATTAAATCTGGATCCAGGCGGAGGAGCAGGCACTGTTCAAGCAGTGTGACACTGATAAAGATAGCGATAAGGCAGGTTGGCTGCAACAACTCGAGAGCAGGCAGTGCCAAGAGGATCGATGATGCCAGCAGCGGGCGCGCCGCCTCAAGGGGATCGCCTTGGAAGAAGGTGGATCAATCGGCGAGATATAATTTGCAGTTGAAACGAGAGAGTtggagaagcgcaaggaaCTGAGCGAGCGAGTGGAATAAAGAGACCGACCGACCCGAGCGAGTCCTTTCTTTCTGCCTTGTTATTGCGAgagatggagctgaagagagggaaaaaaagatgGAGTGACGAGGACAAGAGTAGAAAGAGCTCAGCCAAGAGAGAGTCAAGCCAAATCAAAGACACTGAATCGCTGTTACAACTGTAACGGCCCAGTTAGAAGGAGCGAATGAGGGGGCAGGTAGCCACACCGGATGCGGACCGATAACCTGGAATTTCCCTTTTTAGCGGATGTTCCGCCCTGGGCTCCCCGGCAACCGGCCCCTAGTATTCCGGCCAAGGCGGGACCCGTGACGCAGATGTTCTGGAACCAGGGCCAAGAGTATTTACCACGTCGATAATACGAGTAGATATTGTATTGCAAATTAACGAAAATGAGTATAATTGACATTGTATATTCGACT encodes:
- a CDS encoding murein transglycosylase → MQNYHGDPYESEPLDSHNRYDSSPRRPIPPPHSYSPSAAHYDAPPRSNHPSAHPDSSYSRVQGGYDDYSSHGRPVSPSPYTGSAGSAGYDSPRRPSPQQNDHGYYGNQGYNNYGGGGGGHMGYDHPNSHTTPGADNFGMSASGGMTGIAVNVADRNPRYSGIGAMEHSNLPPPPSRTQQNPYGGNGGYGYGYDSPRGPPSAAASHFNGSDPYIDNPYPGYTNSRHGSDNLGVVNPNDIIDDGDDGLVYGKSQRNSMLSLSNSDRAKRGASATAAAVGGGAAAGGLLGGRGGSYEMNAREKPYGYGSDDKDTGRSKRCKWLIIVVVFLVIVGAIVGGVVGSMVNNGKHDDSTSSSSGESAKDDTKKNGDLGKNSAEIKELLNNPDLHRVFPGMDYTPLNSQYPDCMHNPPSQNNITRDVAVLGQLTNKIRLYGTDCNQTQMLIHAIDRLELKDTKIWMGVWLDKNETTNDRQMAQMWDILDEYGDDPFEGIIIANEILYRKEMNITTLANILDETRTKLDKKGLKLPVATSDLGDDWTSELATDSDYIMANIHPFFAGVTASEAAAWTNNFWKTNNGDFWKTDTKKNIISETGWPTGGGTNCGAATTCTEGSVAGVDELNTFMEDWVCQSLKNGTNYFWFEAFDEPWKERYNTKGKAWEDKWGLLTADRELKKGVKIPDCDGKTIQDYSMFSS
- a CDS encoding murein transglycosylase, with amino-acid sequence MQNYHGDPYESEPLDSHNRYDSSPRRPIPPPHSYSPSAAHYDAPPRSNHPSAHPDSSYSRVQGGYDDYSSHGRPVSPSPYTGSAGSAGYDSPRRPSPQQNDHGYYGNQGYNNYGGGGGGHMGGIGAMEHSNLPPPPSRTQQNPYGGNGGYGYGYDSPRGPPSAAASHFNGSDPYIDNPYPGYTNSRHGSDNLGVVNPNDIIDDGDDGLVYGKSQRNSMLSLSNSDRAKRGASATAAAVGGGAAAGGLLGGRGGSYEMNAREKPYGYGSDDKDTGRSKRCKWLIIVVVFLVIVGAIVGGVVGSMVNNGKHDDSTSSSSGESAKDDTKKNGDLGKNSAEIKELLNNPDLHRVFPGMDYTPLNSQYPDCMHNPPSQNNITRDVAVLGQLTNKIRLYGTDCNQTQMLIHAIDRLELKDTKIWMGVWLDKNETTNDRQMAQMWDILDEYGDDPFEGIIIANEILYRKEMNITTLANILDETRTKLDKKGLKLPVATSDLGDDWTSELATDSDYIMANIHPFFAGVTASEAAAWTNNFWKTNNGDFWKTDTKKNIISETGWPTGGGTNCGAATTCTEGSVAGVDELNTFMEDWVCQSLKNGTNYFWFEAFDEPWKERYNTKGKAWEDKWGLLTADRELKKGVKIPDCDGKTIQDYSMFSS